In the genome of Nyctibius grandis isolate bNycGra1 chromosome 18, bNycGra1.pri, whole genome shotgun sequence, one region contains:
- the LYRM9 gene encoding LYR motif-containing protein 9, with the protein MAPLPNAELVQNSVQLYRYLLRCCKQLPEENIRQHYRHAIRQSFKVHADEDDPERIQQIIKRAIEDADWVMNKYKKQK; encoded by the exons ATGGCCCCACTACCGAATGCTGAATTAGTTCAGAACTCTGTGCAGTTGTATCGTTACCTGCTTCGATGCTGTAAGCAACTTCCTGAAGAGAATATTCGTCAGCACTACAGACATGCAATCAGGCAG AGTTTCAAAGTTCATGCTGATGAAGATGATCCTGAGCGAATCCAGCAGATTATTAAGAGAGCCATTGAAGATGCTGACTGGGTCATGAATAAA tataaaaaacagaagtag